A genomic stretch from Zeimonas sediminis includes:
- a CDS encoding enoyl-CoA hydratase, with the protein MGTATPSRTEKMIARKDGPVGWIVFNNPARRNAVSVEMWEALAEIVDDYAKDDAIRVIVARGAGGKAFVSGADISEFEQKRSTPESTEAYRRISERGGEALRLVGKPTIAMIEGFCIGGGVSLALSCDLRIAGESSRFGVPAAKLGLGYELPGVRKLVDVVGPAFAKEIFYTARQFSAAEALQMGLINRMVADDQLEAYVADYARMIAANAPLTVASIKTIVGEALKDESKRDEALCDRVVDQCFDSEDYVEGRRAFMEKRAPVFRGR; encoded by the coding sequence ATGGGCACCGCGACGCCGTCACGCACCGAGAAGATGATCGCCCGCAAGGACGGTCCGGTCGGCTGGATCGTCTTCAACAACCCGGCTCGCCGCAACGCGGTGTCGGTCGAGATGTGGGAGGCGCTCGCCGAGATCGTCGACGACTACGCGAAGGACGACGCGATCCGCGTCATCGTCGCGCGCGGCGCCGGCGGCAAGGCCTTCGTGTCGGGCGCCGACATTTCCGAGTTCGAGCAGAAGCGCTCCACCCCCGAGAGCACCGAGGCCTATCGCCGGATCTCCGAGCGCGGCGGCGAGGCGCTTCGCCTGGTCGGCAAGCCGACGATCGCGATGATCGAGGGCTTCTGCATCGGCGGCGGCGTTTCGCTCGCGCTGTCCTGCGACCTGCGCATCGCCGGCGAGAGCTCGCGCTTCGGCGTGCCGGCCGCGAAGCTCGGCCTCGGTTACGAGCTGCCCGGCGTGCGCAAGCTGGTCGACGTGGTCGGCCCGGCCTTTGCCAAGGAGATCTTCTACACGGCCCGCCAGTTCAGCGCGGCCGAGGCGCTTCAGATGGGCCTGATCAACCGGATGGTGGCCGACGACCAGCTCGAGGCCTACGTCGCCGACTACGCGCGGATGATCGCCGCCAACGCGCCCTTGACCGTCGCGTCGATCAAGACGATCGTCGGCGAGGCGCTGAAGGACGAATCGAAGCGCGACGAGGCGCTGTGCGACCGCGTCGTCGACCAGTGCTTCGACAGCGAGGACTACGTCGAAGGCCGCCGCGCCTTCATGGAGAAGCGCGCGCCGGTGTTCCGGGGCCGCTGA
- a CDS encoding GntR family transcriptional regulator: MKASERIHGSIESQIRDGALLPGDPIDEERLMAHFGVSRTPVREAMLQLKAEGLLTSLPRGGMVVSKLDVPELFAMWELLAELEGLAARYACERMSKTERQALADAHRESEAVVEREDEAGWERANKAFHEILYAGARNPYLRQEILRMRTRTQAYRKHAFSAVVRLRVSFDGHAGIVAAILANDREAAGRAAFAHLNPGGAPWITDLLMKLPRELLD; this comes from the coding sequence GTGAAAGCCAGCGAGCGCATCCACGGCAGCATCGAATCGCAGATCCGCGACGGCGCGCTGTTGCCCGGCGACCCGATCGACGAGGAGCGGCTGATGGCGCACTTCGGCGTGTCGCGCACGCCGGTTCGCGAAGCGATGCTGCAGCTGAAGGCCGAAGGGCTGCTGACCAGCCTGCCGCGCGGCGGGATGGTCGTCTCCAAGCTGGACGTGCCCGAGCTGTTCGCGATGTGGGAACTGCTCGCCGAGCTGGAGGGCCTCGCCGCGCGTTATGCGTGCGAGCGAATGTCGAAAACGGAACGCCAGGCGCTGGCCGACGCCCACCGCGAGTCCGAGGCCGTGGTCGAGCGCGAGGACGAAGCCGGCTGGGAACGCGCGAACAAGGCCTTCCACGAGATCCTCTACGCCGGCGCGCGCAATCCCTACCTGCGGCAGGAGATCCTGCGGATGCGCACCCGCACCCAGGCCTATCGGAAGCACGCGTTCAGCGCGGTGGTCCGGCTGCGGGTGTCCTTCGACGGGCACGCCGGGATCGTCGCGGCCATCCTGGCCAACGACCGCGAGGCGGCAGGCAGGGCGGCCTTCGCCCACCTGAACCCGGGCGGCGCGCCGTGGATCACCGACCTGCTGATGAAGCTGCCCAGGGAACTGCTCGACTGA
- a CDS encoding CaiB/BaiF CoA transferase family protein: protein MPKITASGALAGLRVLDLSRVRAGPTCVRMLADFGADVVRIEPPPGVDPNEGMFAGNRLGGDFQNLNRNKRALTLNLKKPEGLEVFKRLVKDADIVVENWRPDVKARLGVDYESLKAINPRIILASISGFGQDGPYAKRPGFDQIVQGMGGLMSVTGFPETGPIRAGIAVADSSTGLYAAIGILVALREREKSGEGQWVHASLLHSQVAMMDFQVARYLNEGEVPVPAGNDHPTSSPMGMFHAADGALNLGASGQGTWVRLCKVIGREDWTADPDWANEKLRTKNRARLNAALEEVFATNTVAHWVDTLNAAGVPCGPVYTVPQMVEDPQIRHLGVVKETHTTDGKPIRVISQPVTLSRTPAEVVTAAPYWGEQTDEILREAGYADAEIARMRADGIV from the coding sequence ATGCCGAAGATCACCGCGTCGGGCGCGCTGGCAGGGCTCAGGGTGCTCGACCTGTCGCGCGTTCGCGCTGGCCCGACCTGCGTGCGGATGCTCGCCGACTTCGGCGCCGACGTCGTCCGGATCGAGCCCCCGCCCGGCGTGGACCCTAACGAGGGCATGTTCGCCGGCAACCGTCTGGGCGGCGATTTCCAGAACCTGAACCGCAACAAGCGCGCGCTGACGCTGAACCTGAAGAAGCCCGAGGGGCTCGAAGTGTTCAAGAGGTTGGTGAAGGATGCCGACATCGTCGTCGAGAACTGGCGGCCCGACGTCAAGGCCAGGCTGGGCGTCGACTACGAGTCGCTGAAGGCGATCAATCCGCGGATCATCCTCGCCAGCATCTCCGGTTTCGGCCAGGACGGCCCGTACGCGAAGCGGCCCGGTTTCGACCAGATCGTGCAGGGCATGGGCGGGCTGATGTCGGTGACCGGGTTTCCCGAAACCGGACCGATCCGCGCCGGCATCGCGGTGGCCGACTCGAGCACCGGCCTGTACGCGGCGATCGGCATCCTGGTCGCGCTGCGCGAGCGGGAGAAGTCGGGCGAGGGCCAATGGGTCCACGCCTCGCTGCTCCACTCGCAGGTCGCGATGATGGACTTCCAGGTGGCGCGCTACCTGAACGAGGGCGAGGTGCCGGTGCCGGCCGGCAACGATCATCCGACCAGCTCGCCGATGGGCATGTTCCACGCCGCCGACGGCGCGCTGAACCTCGGCGCTTCGGGGCAGGGCACCTGGGTGCGGCTGTGCAAGGTGATCGGCCGCGAGGACTGGACAGCCGATCCCGACTGGGCGAACGAGAAGCTGCGCACGAAGAACCGGGCGCGGCTGAACGCCGCGCTCGAGGAGGTCTTCGCGACGAACACTGTGGCCCACTGGGTCGACACGCTGAACGCCGCCGGCGTGCCCTGCGGGCCGGTGTACACGGTGCCGCAGATGGTCGAGGACCCGCAGATCAGGCACCTGGGCGTGGTGAAGGAGACGCACACCACCGACGGCAAGCCGATCCGCGTGATCAGCCAGCCGGTGACGCTGTCGCGCACGCCCGCCGAGGTGGTGACCGCGGCGCCCTACTGGGGCGAGCAGACCGACGAGATCCTGCGCGAGGCCGGCTACGCCGATGCCGAGATCGCGAGGATGCGCGCCGACGGGATCGTCTGA
- a CDS encoding enoyl-CoA hydratase: MPEIIVRRDGPIGRIIISNPAKYNAMSNAMWAALPPALEQHDADPEVRLVVIEGEGDKAFVSGADISQFETERTGAGRQDKYGDSVEAAYVAPTRCSKPVVAKIRGICFGGGLGLAAACDIRFARADARFRMPAGRLGLGYNAIGVRRFLQVFGVQNTMDIFFSARIFGAEEAARMGFVSKVAAAEDFEKMVDDWCATVAENAPLTLRALKKTVNQLVRDPGDRDMASAEAAIQACFDSDDYREGARAFMEKRPPVFKGA, translated from the coding sequence ATGCCCGAGATCATCGTACGGCGCGACGGCCCGATCGGCCGCATCATCATTTCGAATCCGGCCAAGTACAACGCGATGTCCAACGCCATGTGGGCGGCGCTGCCGCCCGCCCTGGAGCAGCACGACGCCGACCCCGAGGTCCGGCTGGTCGTGATCGAGGGCGAGGGCGACAAGGCCTTCGTGTCCGGCGCCGACATCTCGCAGTTCGAGACCGAGCGCACCGGCGCCGGCCGGCAGGACAAGTACGGCGATTCGGTCGAGGCCGCCTACGTGGCGCCGACCCGCTGCAGCAAGCCGGTGGTGGCGAAGATCCGCGGGATCTGCTTCGGCGGCGGCCTCGGGCTGGCCGCGGCCTGCGACATCCGCTTCGCGCGCGCCGACGCTCGCTTCCGGATGCCGGCCGGGCGGCTCGGCCTCGGCTACAACGCGATCGGCGTGCGCCGCTTCCTCCAGGTGTTCGGCGTGCAGAACACGATGGACATCTTCTTCTCGGCGCGCATCTTCGGCGCCGAGGAAGCTGCGCGGATGGGCTTCGTGAGCAAGGTGGCCGCGGCCGAGGACTTCGAGAAGATGGTCGACGACTGGTGCGCCACCGTTGCCGAGAACGCGCCGCTGACGCTGCGCGCGCTCAAGAAGACGGTCAACCAGCTGGTCCGCGATCCCGGCGACCGCGACATGGCCTCTGCCGAGGCGGCGATCCAGGCCTGCTTCGACAGCGACGACTATCGCGAGGGCGCCCGCGCGTTCATGGAGAAGCGCCCGCCCGTCTTCAAGGGGGCTTGA
- a CDS encoding quinone oxidoreductase family protein, whose protein sequence is MKTACVRITRFGPPEVLEPGEVEIAAPGPGEVLVRHTGIGVNFVDVYHRIGQLHGDGPFPPFIPGVQANGVVEAIGPGVQGFAVGDRVTHANVGIGSYVAHRVLPADRLVRVPDALDDDLVAASYLRGLTCHYLLKRLYVVKPGDTVLVHAAAGGVGQLMVQWARRLGATVIGTVGSEAKAEYVRGLGCDHPIVYTRQDFVKETMRITGGEGVPVVYDSVGRDTFMGSLDCLRPMGIAINYGTASGQVEPFPLQRLHSKSLSVCRPTLRTWIAKREDLDRASTEFFELLADRSLKIDIAAKLPLSEAARAHELIEGRSISGAVLLQP, encoded by the coding sequence ATGAAGACCGCTTGCGTGCGGATCACCCGCTTCGGCCCGCCCGAGGTGCTCGAGCCCGGCGAGGTCGAGATCGCTGCGCCGGGGCCGGGCGAGGTGCTGGTTCGCCACACCGGCATCGGCGTGAACTTCGTCGACGTGTACCACCGGATCGGTCAGCTGCACGGCGACGGCCCGTTTCCGCCCTTCATACCCGGCGTGCAGGCCAATGGCGTGGTCGAGGCGATCGGTCCGGGCGTGCAGGGATTCGCGGTCGGCGACCGGGTCACGCACGCCAATGTCGGGATCGGCAGTTACGTCGCTCACCGCGTGCTGCCGGCCGACCGGCTGGTGCGGGTGCCCGACGCGCTCGACGACGACCTGGTCGCCGCGTCCTACCTGCGCGGGCTGACCTGCCACTACCTGCTCAAGCGGCTCTACGTGGTGAAGCCCGGCGACACGGTGCTCGTGCATGCCGCGGCCGGCGGCGTGGGCCAGCTGATGGTGCAGTGGGCCAGGCGGCTCGGCGCCACGGTGATCGGCACCGTGGGCAGCGAGGCGAAGGCCGAGTACGTGCGCGGCCTGGGCTGCGACCACCCGATCGTCTACACCCGCCAGGACTTCGTGAAGGAGACGATGCGCATCACCGGCGGCGAGGGCGTGCCGGTCGTCTACGACTCGGTGGGCCGCGACACCTTCATGGGCTCGCTCGATTGCCTGCGGCCGATGGGCATCGCGATCAATTACGGCACCGCGTCGGGGCAGGTCGAGCCCTTCCCGCTGCAGCGCCTGCACAGCAAGTCGCTGTCGGTGTGCCGCCCCACGCTGCGCACCTGGATCGCGAAGCGAGAGGACCTGGACCGCGCCTCGACCGAGTTCTTCGAGCTGCTCGCCGACCGGTCGCTGAAGATCGACATCGCGGCGAAGCTGCCGCTGAGCGAAGCCGCCCGCGCCCACGAGCTGATCGAAGGCCGGTCGATCAGCGGCGCGGTGCTCCTGCAACCCTGA
- a CDS encoding Bug family tripartite tricarboxylate transporter substrate binding protein — protein MTQTSGANRRRVLAAALGLPLAGAIGRAFAQSQGWPDKPVRIVLGYPPGGAADGTARPLEPKMQAMLGQPLLFDYKPGAGATIAADFTAKAPADGYTLHFIDSGPMTILPNGKKLGYDPFASFTPIGMACDGGTLLVAHPSVKASTVQELIAEAKARPGSLSYGTSGIGGAGHLAAELFQSMTGTQMTHVPYKGGSQAVADLVGGQVPLLFSSMATAIPHVKTGKIKAIAVTSTARASALPEVPTVAEQGLAGFEASVWFALVGPAKLPAEIVAKANAALNAALAEPAVQEAIRKQGYEPAPGSAEAFAARIRADHEKWGKVIRDAKISFA, from the coding sequence ATGACCCAAACCTCGGGCGCCAACCGCCGGCGAGTGCTCGCCGCGGCGCTCGGCCTGCCGCTGGCAGGCGCGATCGGCCGGGCCTTTGCGCAGTCGCAGGGCTGGCCCGACAAGCCGGTCAGGATCGTGCTCGGCTACCCGCCCGGCGGCGCTGCCGACGGCACCGCCCGCCCGCTCGAGCCGAAGATGCAGGCGATGCTCGGCCAGCCGCTGCTGTTCGACTACAAGCCGGGGGCGGGTGCGACGATCGCCGCCGACTTCACCGCGAAGGCGCCGGCGGACGGCTACACGCTGCACTTCATCGACTCCGGGCCGATGACGATCCTGCCCAACGGCAAGAAGCTCGGCTACGACCCCTTCGCGAGCTTCACGCCGATCGGCATGGCCTGCGACGGCGGCACCTTGCTGGTCGCGCATCCGTCGGTGAAGGCGAGCACCGTGCAGGAGCTGATCGCCGAGGCGAAGGCCCGCCCAGGGTCCCTCAGCTACGGGACCTCGGGCATCGGTGGGGCGGGCCACCTTGCGGCCGAGCTGTTCCAGTCGATGACCGGCACGCAGATGACGCACGTGCCCTACAAGGGCGGCAGCCAGGCGGTGGCAGACCTGGTCGGCGGGCAGGTGCCCCTGCTGTTCTCGTCGATGGCCACCGCGATCCCGCACGTGAAGACCGGCAAGATCAAGGCGATCGCTGTCACGTCCACCGCGCGGGCCTCGGCCCTGCCGGAGGTGCCGACGGTGGCCGAGCAGGGCCTTGCAGGCTTCGAGGCGAGCGTGTGGTTCGCGCTGGTCGGGCCGGCGAAGCTGCCTGCCGAGATCGTCGCGAAGGCCAATGCGGCGCTGAACGCGGCGCTGGCCGAGCCGGCGGTGCAGGAGGCGATCCGCAAGCAGGGCTACGAGCCGGCCCCGGGCAGCGCGGAGGCCTTCGCCGCGCGGATCCGCGCCGACCACGAGAAGTGGGGGAAGGTGATACGCGACGCGAAGATCAGCTTCGCCTGA
- the pth gene encoding aminoacyl-tRNA hydrolase, whose protein sequence is MNGIGLIVGLGNPGPEHEHDRHNAGFWFVDAVARAHGGSFAKEAKFFGEVARVRIGHAQVWLLKPTTYMNRSGLAVAALAGFYRVAPDQVLVAHDELDLLPGQAKLKKGGGSAGHNGLKDITARLGGPGFWRLRLGIGHPRTLQLNQQVADFVLHRPSREDLQAIEGEIDRGLACLPDAVAGHFEAATMKLHTRG, encoded by the coding sequence ATGAATGGCATCGGACTGATCGTCGGCCTCGGCAACCCGGGCCCCGAGCACGAGCACGACCGGCACAATGCCGGTTTCTGGTTCGTCGACGCCGTCGCGCGCGCGCACGGCGGAAGCTTCGCGAAGGAGGCGAAGTTCTTCGGCGAGGTCGCCCGGGTTCGCATCGGGCACGCGCAGGTCTGGCTGCTCAAGCCCACGACCTACATGAACCGCTCGGGGCTGGCAGTGGCCGCCCTGGCAGGTTTCTACCGCGTCGCGCCCGACCAGGTCCTCGTCGCGCACGACGAGCTCGACCTTCTGCCGGGCCAGGCGAAGCTGAAGAAGGGCGGGGGCAGCGCCGGCCACAACGGACTGAAGGACATCACGGCCAGGCTGGGCGGGCCGGGGTTCTGGCGACTGCGGCTGGGCATCGGTCATCCGCGCACGCTGCAGCTGAACCAGCAGGTCGCCGACTTCGTGCTGCACCGGCCGAGCCGGGAGGACCTGCAGGCGATCGAAGGCGAGATCGACCGCGGCCTCGCCTGCCTGCCCGACGCGGTGGCCGGGCATTTCGAGGCCGCGACGATGAAGCTGCACACGCGCGGCTGA
- a CDS encoding multidrug effflux MFS transporter: MNPDADRLWPGPRWALAALLATLGMLGPFSIDTYLPAFSGIAASIGATPVEMQQTLSAYLFGFAFMNLFHGALSDSFGRRPVVLVAVAVFAAASVGCALAQGIGQLVLFRTLQGLSAGAGMVVSRAVIRDMFPPADAQRVMSQVTIWFGVAPAVAPMIGGWLFVHADWHAIFWFLAAIAAALWLSVWRFLPETLHVTQKQPFEAGHLFRGYLQLGADPRFLLLALASGVPFNGLFLYVLSAPAFLGGHLGLGPTQFFWFFVLTIGGIMAGAWTSGRMAGRIPRRRQVRHGFVIMFAMAAVNLAANVLFDAHASWALVPIALFAFGWSLNVPVVTLMVLDLYPARRGMASSLQSFVASVANGIVAGVVAPLVMQSTVAMAAMSLAMLGVGLGAWLWLRHRWPDTIRFDG; the protein is encoded by the coding sequence ATGAATCCCGACGCCGATCGACTCTGGCCCGGCCCCCGTTGGGCGCTGGCTGCCCTGCTGGCCACGCTGGGCATGCTCGGCCCTTTCTCGATCGACACCTACCTGCCGGCCTTCTCCGGCATCGCCGCATCGATCGGCGCCACGCCGGTCGAGATGCAGCAGACGCTGTCGGCCTACCTGTTCGGCTTCGCCTTCATGAACCTGTTCCACGGCGCGCTGTCCGACAGCTTCGGCCGGCGCCCGGTGGTTCTCGTCGCGGTGGCGGTGTTCGCTGCCGCGTCGGTCGGATGCGCGCTGGCCCAGGGGATCGGCCAACTGGTGCTGTTCCGCACGCTGCAGGGCCTGTCCGCCGGCGCCGGAATGGTGGTTTCGCGCGCGGTGATCCGCGACATGTTCCCGCCCGCCGACGCGCAGCGCGTGATGTCGCAGGTCACGATCTGGTTCGGGGTCGCGCCCGCGGTCGCGCCGATGATCGGCGGCTGGCTGTTCGTTCACGCCGACTGGCACGCTATCTTCTGGTTCCTGGCCGCGATCGCCGCTGCGCTCTGGCTGTCGGTCTGGCGCTTCCTGCCCGAGACGCTGCACGTCACTCAGAAGCAGCCCTTCGAGGCCGGGCACCTGTTCCGCGGCTACCTGCAGCTCGGCGCCGATCCGCGCTTCCTGCTGCTGGCGCTGGCCAGCGGCGTGCCCTTCAACGGCCTGTTCCTGTACGTGCTGTCGGCGCCCGCCTTCCTGGGCGGCCACCTCGGGCTGGGTCCGACCCAGTTCTTCTGGTTCTTCGTGCTGACGATCGGCGGGATCATGGCGGGCGCCTGGACCAGCGGCCGGATGGCGGGCCGGATCCCGCGCCGCCGGCAGGTGCGCCATGGCTTCGTGATCATGTTCGCGATGGCCGCGGTGAACCTGGCGGCGAACGTCCTGTTCGACGCGCACGCCTCGTGGGCGCTGGTCCCGATCGCGCTGTTCGCGTTCGGATGGTCGCTGAACGTGCCGGTGGTCACGCTGATGGTGCTCGACCTGTATCCGGCGCGCCGGGGCATGGCCTCGTCGCTGCAGTCCTTCGTGGCGAGCGTCGCCAACGGTATCGTGGCGGGCGTCGTCGCACCGCTGGTCATGCAGTCCACGGTCGCGATGGCCGCGATGTCTCTCGCGATGCTGGGCGTGGGGCTCGGCGCCTGGCTGTGGCTGCGCCACCGCTGGCCCGACACGATACGCTTCGACGGCTGA
- a CDS encoding 50S ribosomal protein L25/general stress protein Ctc: protein MKVVAMSRKEQGSSASRRLRRAGQVPGIVYGGSVEPTPVAIEHNPLYHALRVEAFHSSILDMELDGKTEQVLLRDVQWHPYKPQVLHIDFQRVAADEKITVKVPLHFVNQEISPAVKLSAAIVGHVVNEIEISCLPKDLPSFIEVDLANLETSQTIHANDLKLPAGVSLPAHGTENPVIVTVTVPAGKGEEAGEEGEAK, encoded by the coding sequence ATGAAAGTCGTTGCTATGTCCCGCAAGGAGCAGGGTTCGAGTGCGAGCCGCCGCCTGCGCCGTGCCGGTCAGGTCCCCGGAATCGTATACGGCGGAAGCGTCGAGCCGACTCCGGTGGCGATCGAGCACAACCCGCTGTACCACGCGCTGCGCGTCGAGGCCTTCCACTCGTCGATCCTCGACATGGAGCTCGACGGCAAGACCGAACAGGTCCTGCTGCGCGACGTCCAGTGGCATCCGTACAAGCCGCAGGTCCTGCACATCGATTTCCAGCGCGTCGCCGCCGACGAGAAGATCACCGTCAAGGTGCCGCTGCACTTCGTGAACCAGGAAATCTCGCCGGCGGTGAAGCTTTCCGCGGCGATCGTCGGTCACGTGGTCAACGAGATCGAGATCAGCTGCCTGCCGAAGGACCTGCCGAGCTTCATCGAGGTCGACCTGGCCAATCTCGAGACCAGCCAGACGATCCACGCGAACGACCTGAAGCTGCCGGCCGGCGTCAGCCTGCCCGCGCACGGCACCGAGAACCCGGTGATCGTGACCGTCACGGTGCCCGCCGGCAAGGGCGAGGAAGCCGGCGAGGAAGGCGAAGCGAAGTGA
- a CDS encoding ribose-phosphate pyrophosphokinase, producing the protein MIFTGNANPKLAAEVAKHLQLQLGRATVARFSDGEVNVEILENVRGKDVFVLQPTCAPTNDNLMELMLMVDALKRSSAGRITAAVPYFGYARQDRRVRSMRVAISAKVVANMLETAGVDRVLTMDLHADQIQGFFDIPVDNIYAAPLLLADVHQQQFDDLLVVSPDVGGVVRARALAKRLDCDLAIIDKRRPKANVAEVMNIIGDVSGRTCVIMDDIVDTANTLVKGAAALKAHGAKRVIAYCTHAVLSGGAIARIGDPALDELVVVDTIPLSEAARECGKIRQLSCAQLMAETILRINRADSVSSLFVD; encoded by the coding sequence ATGATCTTCACCGGCAACGCCAACCCGAAACTGGCGGCCGAGGTCGCGAAGCATCTGCAGCTGCAGCTCGGCCGCGCCACGGTCGCCCGCTTCTCCGACGGCGAGGTCAACGTCGAGATCCTCGAGAACGTTCGCGGCAAAGACGTCTTCGTGCTGCAACCCACCTGCGCGCCGACCAACGACAACCTGATGGAACTGATGCTGATGGTCGACGCGCTGAAGCGCTCGTCGGCCGGGCGCATCACCGCGGCGGTGCCCTACTTCGGCTACGCCCGCCAGGACCGCCGGGTTCGCTCGATGCGGGTGGCGATCAGCGCCAAGGTCGTCGCGAACATGCTGGAAACCGCCGGCGTCGATCGTGTGCTCACGATGGACCTGCACGCGGACCAGATCCAGGGTTTCTTCGACATCCCGGTCGACAACATCTACGCGGCGCCGCTGCTGCTGGCCGACGTCCACCAGCAGCAGTTCGACGACCTGCTGGTCGTGTCGCCCGACGTGGGCGGCGTGGTGCGGGCCCGGGCCCTGGCCAAGCGGCTCGACTGCGACCTCGCGATCATCGACAAGCGCCGCCCGAAGGCGAATGTGGCCGAGGTGATGAACATCATCGGCGACGTTTCGGGCCGCACCTGCGTGATCATGGACGACATCGTCGACACCGCGAACACGCTGGTCAAGGGCGCGGCCGCGCTCAAGGCGCACGGCGCCAAGCGCGTGATCGCCTACTGCACGCACGCGGTGCTGTCCGGCGGCGCGATCGCCCGGATCGGCGATCCGGCGCTCGACGAGCTGGTCGTCGTCGACACGATCCCGCTTTCCGAGGCCGCTCGCGAGTGCGGCAAGATCCGCCAGCTTTCGTGCGCGCAGCTGATGGCCGAGACGATCCTTCGGATCAACCGCGCCGACTCCGTCTCGTCGCTGTTCGTCGACTGA